A DNA window from Setaria viridis chromosome 2, Setaria_viridis_v4.0, whole genome shotgun sequence contains the following coding sequences:
- the LOC117843083 gene encoding uncharacterized protein: MVGTLPPESSAAAAYAAAEARAAALARVVMAEAEAAAAAQERDVADARLRKALARAAHECKGAPPDSDEEDASADLSDLLDQAPDTHQDMMLHEAAAVLNLQAQAVAMQNIRSLIPIILNTAANNYSRWCEQFLLTVGKYSLQDHILHDVPALAFPDWGRMVCVIRSWLYDTIAIDLVDIIMDRGERDTTGCATWLAIEMQFLGNRETRALYLDAKFRTFVQSDLSITDYCRRFKSMADALGDLGEQFSDRTLILNIIRGLNEKFAAVGRNTWCSRPLHSFLEARDDLLLEELTMAPPSSTPSTALLTGVNIGSSSRPSAPLHQSAGRSGSGGSKRGPSSKQKRDKGRRGGQQRQGSGNDSKALTAGA; the protein is encoded by the exons ATGGTCGGCACCCTGCCGCCTgagtcctccgccgccgcggcttacgccgccgct gaagcccgcgccgccgccctcgcccgcgTCGTCATGGCTGAGGCTgaggctgccgctgccgcgcagGAGCGCGACGTCGCCGATGCCCGCCTTCGCAAGGCCCTGGCGCGCGCCGCCCACGAGTGCAAGGGCGCCCCGCCTGActccgacgaggaggacgctAGCGCCGACCTCTCCGACCTCCTCGACCAGGCCCCCGACACTCACCAGGACATGATGCTccacgaggccgccgccgtcctcaacCTGCAAGCCCAGGCCGTCGCCATGCAGAACATTCGGAGCCTCATCCCCATCATCCTCAACACCGCCGCCAACAACTACTCACGGTGGTGTGAGCAGTTTCTCCTCACCGTCGGCAAGTATTCGCTGCAGGATCACATTCTCCATGACGTTCCCGCCTTGGCCTTTCCTGATTGGGGCCGGATGGTCTGCGTCATCCGATCTTGGCTCTACGACACCATTGCCATCGACCTCGTCGACATCATCATGGATCGCGGCGAGCGCGACACCACCGGCTGCGCCACCTGGCTCGCCATTGAGATGCAATTTCTTGGCAACCGGGAGACACGGGCCCTCTACCTCGATGCCAAGTTTCGGACCTTCGTCCAGAGCGACTTGTCCATTACGGACTACTGCCGCCGCTTCAAGAGCATGGCGGATGCCCTCGGTGATCTTGGCGAGCAATTCTCCGACCGTACCCTCATCCTGAACATCATCCGTGGGCTCAACGAGAAGTTCGCTGCTGTCGGCCGCAACACCTGGTGCTCTCGTCCTCTTCACTCCTTCCTGGAGGCCCGTGACGATCTGCTTCTTGAGGAGCTCACGATGGCGCCTCCTTCCTCGACTCCGTCCACGGCGCTGCTCACCGGCGTCAACATTGGCTCCTCCTCTCGCCCCTCTGCGCCTCTCCACCAGTCTGCTGGGCGTTCTGGCTCCGGGGGCAGCAAGAGGGGGCCCTCCTCCAAGCAGAAGCGGGACAAGGGCCGGCGTGGCGGTCAGCAACGGCAGGGCAGTGGCAACGATAGCAAGGCCCTTACCGCCGGTGCTTAG